A genomic segment from Malus domestica chromosome 05, GDT2T_hap1 encodes:
- the LOC103409154 gene encoding pleiotropic drug resistance protein 1-like isoform X2, with translation MEISCNLEKAGHSFTRSSSFWVDKGSDVFSKSSSRGEDDEEALKWAALQRLPTFQRLNKGLLSTPQGHANEVDVSNLEGKDRKSLIERLVGVAEEDHEKFLLRLKSRIDRVGIDIPKIEVRFQNLKIAAEAYAGSRAVPTVLNYCVNMVEGLLNSLHILPSKKKHVSILKDVSGIIRPCRMALLLGPPSSGKTTLLLALAGQLDQDLEFSGRVTYNGHGMHEFVPQRTAAYISQRDVHTGELTVGETLNFSARCQGVGDRYEILVELSRREKEENIKPDADIDIYMKAVTSESQRAQVVTDYILKILGLDVCADTMVGDDLIRGISGGQKKRVTTGEMLVGPAKALFMDEISTGLDSSTTYQIVNTIKQYVHILNGTAFISLLQPAPETYELFDDIVLLSDGHIVYQGPRENVLEFFESMGFRCPERKGVADFLQEVTSRKDQEQYWASRDEPYRFITVEEFVEAFQSFHVGRKLTDELAIPFDKAKSHPAALTTKKYGVSRTELLKACFEREFLLMKRNSFVYIFKLAQLSIMAMITMTLFLRTEMHHNSVADGVVYTGALFFSLVAVMFNGMADLSMTVTRLPVFYKQRNLLFFPPWAYAIPTWILKIPITCVEVAVWVFTTYYVIGYDPNVGRLFKQFFLLFLINQMASGMFRFIAGVGRTMTIANTIGSFALLVLFALGGFVLSREDIKKWWIWGYWTSPLMYGQNAIVVNEFLGKSWRHVLPNSTEPLGVAVLKSRGFFTEPYWYWIGAGVLAGYMLIFNIFFTLALTYLKPIGKPQAVELEDLTSTPQISRENRDGSNSSRSSSVTKEATNDTNGNKKRGMVLPFEPHSITFDEITYSVDMPQEMKNQGVPEDKLVLLRRVSGAFRPGVLTALMGVSGAGKTTLMDVLAGRKTGGYIEGNITISGYPKKQESFARISGYCEQNDIHSPYVTIFESLMYSAWLRLSSEINSETRKMFVEEVMRLVELNPLRQALVGLPGASGLSTEQRKRLTIAVELVANPSIIFMDEPTSGLDARAAAIVMRAVRNTVDTGRTVVCTIHQPSIDIFDAFDELFLLKKGGQEIYVGPLGRHCCNLIKYFEGIDNVSKIRDGYNPATWMLEVTSSAKEIAMEIDFAEVYKNSELYRRNKALIKELSTPAPGSKDLHFPSQYSQPFLTQCIACLWKQHWSYWRNTQYTAIRLIYTTFVALMFGTMFWNLGSKTKKQKDLFNAIGSMYAAVLFLGIKNCTTVQPVVDVERTVFYRERAAGMYSALAYAFAQVTIEIPYVFVQALFYSVIVYATIGFEWTVAKFLWYLFFMYFTFLYFTYYGMMGVALTPDQHIAAISSSSFYAIWNLFSGFIIPRTRIPVWWRWYYWACPMAWTLYGLATSQFGDIQDKLETGETVEEFMRQYFGFKQEFIGVVAAVVVGFTLLFALIFALSIKKLSFQRR, from the exons ATGGAGATCAGTTGTAATCTTGAGAAAGCAGGCCACAGTTTTACACGAAGTTCTTCCTTCTGGGTTGACAAGGGAAGCGATGTTTTCTCAAAGTCTTCGTCGCGAGGAGAGGACGATGAGGAAGCTCTCAAATGGGCTGCCCTTCAGAGGCTTCCGACTTTTCAGCGCTTGAACAAAGGCCTGCTCTCTACTCCTCAAGGCCATGCCAACGAAGTTGATGTGAGCAATCTTGAAGGGAAAGACAGGAAGAGTTTGATCGAGCGGTTAGTTGGAGTAGCTGAGGAGGATCATGAGAAATTCTTGTTGAGACTCAAGAGCCGCATTGACAG AGTTGGAATTGATATTCCGAAAATTGAAGTTAGATTCCAGAATTTGAAAATTGCAGCTGAAGCTTATGCAGGAAGCAGGGCAGTGCCGACAGTTTTAAATTACTGTGTTAATATGGTGGAG GGTTTGTTGAACTCCCTTCATATTCTTCCTAGCAAGAAGAAGCACGTGTCTATCCTCAAAGATGTTAGTGGGATCATTAGGCCTTGCAG AATGGCACTGCTTTTGGGTCCTCCTAGTTCCGGAAAGACCACGCTCTTGTTGGCTTTGGCTGGACAGCTTGACCAGGATCTTGAG TTTTCAGGAAGAGTGACCTACAATGGTCACGGCATGCATGAGTTTGTGCCTCAGAGGACTGCTGCCTATATCAGCCAACGTGATGTCCATACGGGAGAATTGACAGTCGGAGAAACATTGAACTTCTCTGCAAGATGCCAAGGGGTCGGAGACCGTTATG AGATCCTAGTAGAGTTAAGTAGacgagagaaagaagagaatatTAAGCCGGATGCAGACATAGATATCTACATGAAG GCAGTGACATCAGAAAGCCAGAGGGCGCAAGTGGTGACAGATTATATACTAAAG ATTTTGGGATTAGATGTATGTGCAGATACCATGGTTGGGGATGACTTAATAAGGGGCATCTCCGGCGGACAAAAGAAACGAGTCACAACTG GTGAGATGCTGGTTGGACCAGCTAAGGCGTTATTCATGGATGAAATATCTACGGGTTTGGATAGTTCCACAACATATCAAATCGTGAATACGATCAAGCAATATGTTCACATTCTGAATGGCACCGCATTCATCTCACTGCTGCAACCAGCACCGGAGACTTATGAACTGTTTGATGACATTGTTCTCCTTTCCGATGGTCACATTGTGTACCAAGGTCCTCGCGaaaatgttcttgaattttttgaatCCATGGGGTTCAGATGTCCCGAGAGGAAAGGCGTGGCAGACTTCCTGCAAGAA GTGACATCAAGGAAGGATCAGGAGCAGTATTGGGCAAGCAGAGATGAGCCTTACAGGTTCATTACGGTAGAAGAATTTGTCGAGGCATTCCAATCATTCCATGTCGGACGCAAACTTACAGATGAACTCGCAATTCCATTTGACAAGGCCAAGAGCCACCCAGCTGCATTAACAACAAAAAAGTATGGCGTTAGTAGAACTGAACTGTTGAAAGCTTGCTTTGAAAGGGAGTTCTTGCTCATGAAGAGGAACTCATTTGTCTACATTTTCAAGCTTGCCCAA CTCTCAATCATGGCTATGATTACAATGACATTGTTCCTACGAACTGAGATGCATCACAATTCAGTAGCTGACGGGGTAGTTTATACCGGTGCTTTGTTCTTCTCCCTGGTTGCTGTTATGTTCAATGGAATGGCAGATCTTTCGATGACTGTTACAAGGCTCCCTGTATTTTATAAGCAGAGAAACCTCCTCTTCTTTCCACCGTGGGCATATGCCATTCCCACGTGGATCCTAAAGATCCCTATCACCTGCGTTGAAGTTGCGGTTTGGGTATTTACCACCTATTATGTCATCGGATACGATCCAAATGTTGGAAG GTTGTTCAAGCAATTCTTTCTACTCTTTCTCATCAATCAGATGGCTTCAGGGATGTTCCGATTCATTGCTGGAGTTGGTAGAACCATGACTATTGCCAACACAATTGGATCATTTGCTCTTCTCGTGCTTTTCGCCCTGGGTGGTTTTGTCCTGTCAAGAG AGGATATAAAGAAATGGTGGATATGGGGCTACTGGACTTCGCCTTTGATGTACGGACAGAATGCAATAGTAGTCAATGAGTTCCTCGGAAAGAGTTGGAGACAT GTTCTTCCGAACTCAACGGAACCATTAGGAGTCGCTGTTCTGAAGTCGCGGGGATTCTTCACAGAGCCTTATTGGTATTGGATTGGCGCGGGAGTATTGGCTGGATACATGCTTATATTCAACATTTTTTTCACTTTGGCTCTCACATATCTAAAGC CAATTGGGAAGCCACAGGCTGTTGAGTTGGAAGATCTTACCTCAACTCCTCAAATTAGTAGAG AAAATAGAGATGGAAGTAACTCCTCCAGGTCCTCCTCAGTTACAAAAGAAGCTACTAATGACACAAATGGTAACAAGAAAAGAGGAATGGTTCTTCCGTTCGAACCACATTCCATCACCTTTGATGAAATCACATACTCCGTGGACATGCCACAG GAAATGAAGAACCAAGGTGTTCCCGAGGATAAACTGGTGCTCCTTAGGCGCGTGAGTGGTGCTTTTAGGCCAGGTGTTTTGACAGCTCTAATGGGAGTGAGTGGGGCTGGTAAAACAACTCTAATGGACGTACTGGCTGGTAGAAAAACTGGTGGATATATTGAGGGAAATATCACAATTTCCGGGTACCCAAAAAAGCAAGAATCGTTTGCACGGATTTCTGGATATTGTGAGCAGAATGACATCCACTCTCCTTATGTTACTATCTTTGAATCATTGATGTACTCGGCATGGCTGCGTTTATCTTCAGAAATCAATTCTGAAACCAGGAAG ATGTTTGTTGAGGAAGTGATGCGCCTTGTGGAGCTGAATCCGTTGAGGCAAGCATTGGTAGGGTTACCTGGTGCGAGCGGTCTTTCAACTGAGCAGCGTAAGAGGCTGACCATTGCAGTTGAACTAGTGGCTAACCCCTCCATAATATTCATGGATGAACCGACTTCAGGCTTGGATGCAAGAGCTGCGGCCATTGTTATGAGAGCAGTTAGGAACACCGTTGACACTGGAAGAACAGTCGTCTGCACCATCCATCAGCCAAGCATTGACATATTTGACGCTTTTGATGAG CTATTCCTACTGAAGAAAGGAGGACAAGAGATCTACGTGGGGCCATTAGGCCGCCATTGTTGCAATTTGATCAAGTACTTCGAG GGGATCGATAACGTCAGTAAAATTAGGGATGGCTACAATCCAGCAACATGGATGTTGGAAGTCACTTCGTCAGCCAAAGAAATAGCtatggagattgattttgctGAAGTGTATAAGAATTCAGAACTGTACAG GAGAAACAAAGCACTTATTAAAGAACTAAGCACCCCTGCTCCTGGTTCCAAGGATCTCCATTTCCCTTCTCAATACTCTCAGCCATTTTTAACCCAATGCATAGCTTGCTTATGGAAACAACATTGGTCCTATTGGCGCAATACGCAGTACACAGCCATCAGGTTGATCTACACAACCTTTGTAGCATTGATGTTTGGGACAATGTTCTGGAACCTTGGCTCCAAAAC AAAAAAGCAAAAGGATCTCTTCAATGCAATTGGTTCGATGTACGCTGCTGTTCTCTTTCTCGGTATCAAAAATTGTACAACTGTGCAGCCCGTTGTGGATGTCGAAAGAACAGTCTTCTACAGAGAACGAGCTGCTGGAATGTATTCTGCCTTGGCATACGCCTTTGCGCAG GTTACAATTGAGATCCCGTATGTTTTTGTACAAGCTCTTTTCTACAGTGTCATAGTTTACGCAACGATTGGGTTTGAATGGACTGTGGCTAAATTCTTGTGGTACCTATTCTTCATGTACTTCACATTTTTGTACTTCACCTACTATGGCATGATGGGTGTGGCCTTGACGCCGGACCAGCACATTGCCGCTATAAGTTCCAGCTCGTTTTACGCAATATGGAATCTCTTCTCAGGGTTCATCATCCCACGAACT AGGATTCCTGTATGGTGGAGGTGGTACTACTGGGCGTGCCCAATGGCTTGGACCTTGTACGGACTGGCTACATCGCAGTTTGGAGATATACAGGACAAGCTTGAGACGGGTGAAACGGTGGAAGAATTCATGAGGCAATACTTCGGCTTCAAGCAAGAATTTATCGGAGTGGTTGCAGCTGTGGTTGTTGGATTCACTCTACTCTTTGCACTCATCTTTGCCTTGTCCATCAAGAAGTTGAGCTTCCAGAGGAGATAA
- the LOC103409154 gene encoding pleiotropic drug resistance protein 1-like isoform X1: protein MEISCNLEKAGHSFTRSSSFWVDKGSDVFSKSSSRGEDDEEALKWAALQRLPTFQRLNKGLLSTPQGHANEVDVSNLEGKDRKSLIERLVGVAEEDHEKFLLRLKSRIDRVGIDIPKIEVRFQNLKIAAEAYAGSRAVPTVLNYCVNMVEGLLNSLHILPSKKKHVSILKDVSGIIRPCRMALLLGPPSSGKTTLLLALAGQLDQDLEFSGRVTYNGHGMHEFVPQRTAAYISQRDVHTGELTVGETLNFSARCQGVGDRYEILVELSRREKEENIKPDADIDIYMKAVTSESQRAQVVTDYILKILGLDVCADTMVGDDLIRGISGGQKKRVTTGEMLVGPAKALFMDEISTGLDSSTTYQIVNTIKQYVHILNGTAFISLLQPAPETYELFDDIVLLSDGHIVYQGPRENVLEFFESMGFRCPERKGVADFLQEVTSRKDQEQYWASRDEPYRFITVEEFVEAFQSFHVGRKLTDELAIPFDKAKSHPAALTTKKYGVSRTELLKACFEREFLLMKRNSFVYIFKLAQLSIMAMITMTLFLRTEMHHNSVADGVVYTGALFFSLVAVMFNGMADLSMTVTRLPVFYKQRNLLFFPPWAYAIPTWILKIPITCVEVAVWVFTTYYVIGYDPNVGRLFKQFFLLFLINQMASGMFRFIAGVGRTMTIANTIGSFALLVLFALGGFVLSREDIKKWWIWGYWTSPLMYGQNAIVVNEFLGKSWRHVLPNSTEPLGVAVLKSRGFFTEPYWYWIGAGVLAGYMLIFNIFFTLALTYLKPIGKPQAVELEDLTSTPQISRENRDGSNSSRSSSVTKEATNDTNGNKKRGMVLPFEPHSITFDEITYSVDMPQEMKNQGVPEDKLVLLRRVSGAFRPGVLTALMGVSGAGKTTLMDVLAGRKTGGYIEGNITISGYPKKQESFARISGYCEQNDIHSPYVTIFESLMYSAWLRLSSEINSETRKMFVEEVMRLVELNPLRQALVGLPGASGLSTEQRKRLTIAVELVANPSIIFMDEPTSGLDARAAAIVMRAVRNTVDTGRTVVCTIHQPSIDIFDAFDEVKIKIFSDMNCLNFELYFDWSFLLGYDIYNMSLQLFLLKKGGQEIYVGPLGRHCCNLIKYFEGIDNVSKIRDGYNPATWMLEVTSSAKEIAMEIDFAEVYKNSELYRRNKALIKELSTPAPGSKDLHFPSQYSQPFLTQCIACLWKQHWSYWRNTQYTAIRLIYTTFVALMFGTMFWNLGSKTKKQKDLFNAIGSMYAAVLFLGIKNCTTVQPVVDVERTVFYRERAAGMYSALAYAFAQVTIEIPYVFVQALFYSVIVYATIGFEWTVAKFLWYLFFMYFTFLYFTYYGMMGVALTPDQHIAAISSSSFYAIWNLFSGFIIPRTRIPVWWRWYYWACPMAWTLYGLATSQFGDIQDKLETGETVEEFMRQYFGFKQEFIGVVAAVVVGFTLLFALIFALSIKKLSFQRR from the exons ATGGAGATCAGTTGTAATCTTGAGAAAGCAGGCCACAGTTTTACACGAAGTTCTTCCTTCTGGGTTGACAAGGGAAGCGATGTTTTCTCAAAGTCTTCGTCGCGAGGAGAGGACGATGAGGAAGCTCTCAAATGGGCTGCCCTTCAGAGGCTTCCGACTTTTCAGCGCTTGAACAAAGGCCTGCTCTCTACTCCTCAAGGCCATGCCAACGAAGTTGATGTGAGCAATCTTGAAGGGAAAGACAGGAAGAGTTTGATCGAGCGGTTAGTTGGAGTAGCTGAGGAGGATCATGAGAAATTCTTGTTGAGACTCAAGAGCCGCATTGACAG AGTTGGAATTGATATTCCGAAAATTGAAGTTAGATTCCAGAATTTGAAAATTGCAGCTGAAGCTTATGCAGGAAGCAGGGCAGTGCCGACAGTTTTAAATTACTGTGTTAATATGGTGGAG GGTTTGTTGAACTCCCTTCATATTCTTCCTAGCAAGAAGAAGCACGTGTCTATCCTCAAAGATGTTAGTGGGATCATTAGGCCTTGCAG AATGGCACTGCTTTTGGGTCCTCCTAGTTCCGGAAAGACCACGCTCTTGTTGGCTTTGGCTGGACAGCTTGACCAGGATCTTGAG TTTTCAGGAAGAGTGACCTACAATGGTCACGGCATGCATGAGTTTGTGCCTCAGAGGACTGCTGCCTATATCAGCCAACGTGATGTCCATACGGGAGAATTGACAGTCGGAGAAACATTGAACTTCTCTGCAAGATGCCAAGGGGTCGGAGACCGTTATG AGATCCTAGTAGAGTTAAGTAGacgagagaaagaagagaatatTAAGCCGGATGCAGACATAGATATCTACATGAAG GCAGTGACATCAGAAAGCCAGAGGGCGCAAGTGGTGACAGATTATATACTAAAG ATTTTGGGATTAGATGTATGTGCAGATACCATGGTTGGGGATGACTTAATAAGGGGCATCTCCGGCGGACAAAAGAAACGAGTCACAACTG GTGAGATGCTGGTTGGACCAGCTAAGGCGTTATTCATGGATGAAATATCTACGGGTTTGGATAGTTCCACAACATATCAAATCGTGAATACGATCAAGCAATATGTTCACATTCTGAATGGCACCGCATTCATCTCACTGCTGCAACCAGCACCGGAGACTTATGAACTGTTTGATGACATTGTTCTCCTTTCCGATGGTCACATTGTGTACCAAGGTCCTCGCGaaaatgttcttgaattttttgaatCCATGGGGTTCAGATGTCCCGAGAGGAAAGGCGTGGCAGACTTCCTGCAAGAA GTGACATCAAGGAAGGATCAGGAGCAGTATTGGGCAAGCAGAGATGAGCCTTACAGGTTCATTACGGTAGAAGAATTTGTCGAGGCATTCCAATCATTCCATGTCGGACGCAAACTTACAGATGAACTCGCAATTCCATTTGACAAGGCCAAGAGCCACCCAGCTGCATTAACAACAAAAAAGTATGGCGTTAGTAGAACTGAACTGTTGAAAGCTTGCTTTGAAAGGGAGTTCTTGCTCATGAAGAGGAACTCATTTGTCTACATTTTCAAGCTTGCCCAA CTCTCAATCATGGCTATGATTACAATGACATTGTTCCTACGAACTGAGATGCATCACAATTCAGTAGCTGACGGGGTAGTTTATACCGGTGCTTTGTTCTTCTCCCTGGTTGCTGTTATGTTCAATGGAATGGCAGATCTTTCGATGACTGTTACAAGGCTCCCTGTATTTTATAAGCAGAGAAACCTCCTCTTCTTTCCACCGTGGGCATATGCCATTCCCACGTGGATCCTAAAGATCCCTATCACCTGCGTTGAAGTTGCGGTTTGGGTATTTACCACCTATTATGTCATCGGATACGATCCAAATGTTGGAAG GTTGTTCAAGCAATTCTTTCTACTCTTTCTCATCAATCAGATGGCTTCAGGGATGTTCCGATTCATTGCTGGAGTTGGTAGAACCATGACTATTGCCAACACAATTGGATCATTTGCTCTTCTCGTGCTTTTCGCCCTGGGTGGTTTTGTCCTGTCAAGAG AGGATATAAAGAAATGGTGGATATGGGGCTACTGGACTTCGCCTTTGATGTACGGACAGAATGCAATAGTAGTCAATGAGTTCCTCGGAAAGAGTTGGAGACAT GTTCTTCCGAACTCAACGGAACCATTAGGAGTCGCTGTTCTGAAGTCGCGGGGATTCTTCACAGAGCCTTATTGGTATTGGATTGGCGCGGGAGTATTGGCTGGATACATGCTTATATTCAACATTTTTTTCACTTTGGCTCTCACATATCTAAAGC CAATTGGGAAGCCACAGGCTGTTGAGTTGGAAGATCTTACCTCAACTCCTCAAATTAGTAGAG AAAATAGAGATGGAAGTAACTCCTCCAGGTCCTCCTCAGTTACAAAAGAAGCTACTAATGACACAAATGGTAACAAGAAAAGAGGAATGGTTCTTCCGTTCGAACCACATTCCATCACCTTTGATGAAATCACATACTCCGTGGACATGCCACAG GAAATGAAGAACCAAGGTGTTCCCGAGGATAAACTGGTGCTCCTTAGGCGCGTGAGTGGTGCTTTTAGGCCAGGTGTTTTGACAGCTCTAATGGGAGTGAGTGGGGCTGGTAAAACAACTCTAATGGACGTACTGGCTGGTAGAAAAACTGGTGGATATATTGAGGGAAATATCACAATTTCCGGGTACCCAAAAAAGCAAGAATCGTTTGCACGGATTTCTGGATATTGTGAGCAGAATGACATCCACTCTCCTTATGTTACTATCTTTGAATCATTGATGTACTCGGCATGGCTGCGTTTATCTTCAGAAATCAATTCTGAAACCAGGAAG ATGTTTGTTGAGGAAGTGATGCGCCTTGTGGAGCTGAATCCGTTGAGGCAAGCATTGGTAGGGTTACCTGGTGCGAGCGGTCTTTCAACTGAGCAGCGTAAGAGGCTGACCATTGCAGTTGAACTAGTGGCTAACCCCTCCATAATATTCATGGATGAACCGACTTCAGGCTTGGATGCAAGAGCTGCGGCCATTGTTATGAGAGCAGTTAGGAACACCGTTGACACTGGAAGAACAGTCGTCTGCACCATCCATCAGCCAAGCATTGACATATTTGACGCTTTTGATGAGGTGAAAATCAAAATCTTCTCTGATATGAATTGTTTGAACTTTGAACTCTATTTTGATTGGTCTTTTCTACTTGGGTATGATATATATAACATGTCGTTGCAGCTATTCCTACTGAAGAAAGGAGGACAAGAGATCTACGTGGGGCCATTAGGCCGCCATTGTTGCAATTTGATCAAGTACTTCGAG GGGATCGATAACGTCAGTAAAATTAGGGATGGCTACAATCCAGCAACATGGATGTTGGAAGTCACTTCGTCAGCCAAAGAAATAGCtatggagattgattttgctGAAGTGTATAAGAATTCAGAACTGTACAG GAGAAACAAAGCACTTATTAAAGAACTAAGCACCCCTGCTCCTGGTTCCAAGGATCTCCATTTCCCTTCTCAATACTCTCAGCCATTTTTAACCCAATGCATAGCTTGCTTATGGAAACAACATTGGTCCTATTGGCGCAATACGCAGTACACAGCCATCAGGTTGATCTACACAACCTTTGTAGCATTGATGTTTGGGACAATGTTCTGGAACCTTGGCTCCAAAAC AAAAAAGCAAAAGGATCTCTTCAATGCAATTGGTTCGATGTACGCTGCTGTTCTCTTTCTCGGTATCAAAAATTGTACAACTGTGCAGCCCGTTGTGGATGTCGAAAGAACAGTCTTCTACAGAGAACGAGCTGCTGGAATGTATTCTGCCTTGGCATACGCCTTTGCGCAG GTTACAATTGAGATCCCGTATGTTTTTGTACAAGCTCTTTTCTACAGTGTCATAGTTTACGCAACGATTGGGTTTGAATGGACTGTGGCTAAATTCTTGTGGTACCTATTCTTCATGTACTTCACATTTTTGTACTTCACCTACTATGGCATGATGGGTGTGGCCTTGACGCCGGACCAGCACATTGCCGCTATAAGTTCCAGCTCGTTTTACGCAATATGGAATCTCTTCTCAGGGTTCATCATCCCACGAACT AGGATTCCTGTATGGTGGAGGTGGTACTACTGGGCGTGCCCAATGGCTTGGACCTTGTACGGACTGGCTACATCGCAGTTTGGAGATATACAGGACAAGCTTGAGACGGGTGAAACGGTGGAAGAATTCATGAGGCAATACTTCGGCTTCAAGCAAGAATTTATCGGAGTGGTTGCAGCTGTGGTTGTTGGATTCACTCTACTCTTTGCACTCATCTTTGCCTTGTCCATCAAGAAGTTGAGCTTCCAGAGGAGATAA